In Papaver somniferum cultivar HN1 chromosome 1, ASM357369v1, whole genome shotgun sequence, a genomic segment contains:
- the LOC113339864 gene encoding 1-aminocyclopropane-1-carboxylate oxidase homolog 9-like isoform X1: MDCTKFLSILAQYYPACPEPKLTLGARKHTDPTFFTVLLKGQVEGLQVFYKNQWITVKPLPGALLTWVIFCRSSDRSMKCCYGISEAIGERGGSQNTSCKPLPPSKRLRLEAQRILKERVQEIADKKRH; encoded by the exons ATGGATTGTACAAAATTCTTATCAATCCTAGCTCAGTATTATCCTGCATGCCCAGAACCAAAACTAACTCTGGGTGCACGTAAGCATACAGATCCAACTTTTTTCACTGTTCTTCTCAAAGGCCAAGTTGAAGGCCTCCAAGTGTTTTACAAAAATCAGTGGATTACTGTCAAGCCTCTCCCTGGAGCTTTATTAACGTGGGTGATCTTCTGCAG GTCATCAGATCGATCGATGAAATGCTGTTACGGGATCTCTGAAGCCATCGGTGAAAGAGGAGGAAGCCAGAATACAAGTTGTAAACCACTGCCACCGTCAAAGAGGTTGCGTCTTGAGGCTCAAAGAATCCTCAAAGAACGAGTTCAGGAAATAGCAGACAAGAAAAGGCATTAA
- the LOC113339864 gene encoding 1-aminocyclopropane-1-carboxylate oxidase homolog 11-like isoform X2 codes for MDCTKFLSILAQYYPACPEPKLTLGARKHTDPTFFTVLLKGQVEGLQVFYKNQWITVKPLPGALLTWVIFCRVVSSGVGPRKSVASLFATSFVKSTKLPIEEQLHNCHQIDR; via the exons ATGGATTGTACAAAATTCTTATCAATCCTAGCTCAGTATTATCCTGCATGCCCAGAACCAAAACTAACTCTGGGTGCACGTAAGCATACAGATCCAACTTTTTTCACTGTTCTTCTCAAAGGCCAAGTTGAAGGCCTCCAAGTGTTTTACAAAAATCAGTGGATTACTGTCAAGCCTCTCCCTGGAGCTTTATTAACGTGGGTGATCTTCTGCAG AGTAGTTTCAAGTGGGGTTGGACCAAGGAAATCTGTGGCTTCACTTTTTGCAACCAGTTTTGTCAAATCTACAAAGCTTCCTATTGAGGAACAACTTCATAACT GTCATCAGATCGATCGATGA